The Mycolicibacterium boenickei genome has a segment encoding these proteins:
- a CDS encoding nuclear transport factor 2 family protein, with protein sequence MSIEQEILTRLQRLEDELAITKLLASYGPSVDAGNADRAAALWSNDGTYDVEDWLMTGRRGVHDMVSSAGHQDLVATGCCHFLGPAVVTVSGDSAVAVCELLVLLSDGGSGYRVWRATANHFVLERLDGRWQITTRTSRLLNGNPYAHALLNLGLAGSAVPEQI encoded by the coding sequence ATGAGTATCGAACAAGAGATCCTCACCCGGCTGCAACGCCTGGAGGACGAACTGGCAATCACGAAACTTCTTGCCTCATACGGCCCGTCAGTGGATGCCGGCAACGCCGACCGGGCGGCCGCGCTGTGGTCGAATGACGGCACCTATGACGTCGAGGACTGGCTGATGACGGGTCGGCGTGGGGTGCACGACATGGTGAGTTCGGCCGGGCATCAGGATCTGGTGGCTACCGGCTGCTGCCATTTTCTCGGGCCGGCCGTGGTCACGGTCAGCGGGGACTCCGCGGTCGCGGTGTGTGAATTACTGGTGCTGTTGAGCGACGGCGGGTCCGGCTACCGGGTCTGGCGGGCGACCGCCAATCATTTCGTGCTGGAACGTCTCGACGGCCGATGGCAGATCACCACGCGCACCAGTCGGCTGCTCAACGGGAATCCGTACGCACACGCCCTGCTCAACCTCGGACTGGCCGGATCAGCAGTCCCCGAACAGATCTGA
- a CDS encoding SDR family oxidoreductase → MGTYVVTGAASGMGRAAAERLRAEGHFVIGVDLREAQVIADLSTAHGRSEAVAAVLELCGGRLDGAIMAAGVGPLPDREAVRLILSVNYFGVVDLLQKWRAAFAAGGNAKVVVVGSNSSTTMPMVPHRAVRAMLRGDLDGAVRTLRRYRSIGPSFAYGASKIAVSRWVRRHAVSPDWAAAGIRLNALAPGAIRTPLLEKQLASPREAKAVRSFPVPVGGFGNPDHLAEWMVFMLSDAAEFLCGSVIFVDGGSDAYFRPADWPKRVPVSRLPRYALRYLRG, encoded by the coding sequence ATGGGCACCTATGTGGTTACGGGAGCGGCCTCCGGGATGGGCCGGGCGGCGGCGGAGCGGTTGAGGGCCGAGGGGCATTTCGTCATCGGAGTCGATCTCCGCGAAGCCCAGGTGATCGCTGATCTTTCGACAGCGCACGGCCGCTCGGAGGCCGTGGCCGCGGTGCTCGAATTGTGCGGTGGACGGCTGGACGGAGCGATCATGGCCGCGGGTGTGGGCCCGTTGCCTGACCGTGAGGCCGTGCGGCTGATCCTGTCGGTCAACTACTTCGGTGTGGTCGACCTGCTGCAGAAGTGGCGGGCCGCATTTGCGGCAGGCGGCAACGCGAAGGTGGTCGTCGTCGGGAGCAATTCGAGCACCACGATGCCGATGGTGCCGCACCGCGCGGTACGGGCGATGTTGCGTGGTGACCTCGACGGTGCGGTGAGGACCTTGCGGCGATACCGTTCGATCGGACCGTCGTTCGCCTATGGCGCGTCCAAGATTGCCGTATCGCGTTGGGTACGGCGGCATGCGGTGTCGCCGGACTGGGCTGCGGCCGGGATCCGGCTCAACGCGTTAGCCCCAGGGGCGATCAGGACTCCACTGCTGGAGAAGCAGCTCGCGTCTCCCCGAGAAGCGAAGGCGGTGCGGTCCTTCCCGGTCCCGGTCGGGGGCTTCGGCAACCCCGATCATCTCGCGGAATGGATGGTCTTCATGCTCTCTGATGCGGCCGAGTTCCTGTGCGGCAGTGTCATCTTCGTCGATGGCGGGTCGGATGCCTATTTCCGGCCGGCCGATTGGCCCAAGCGGGTACCCGTGTCCCGGCTTCCTCGGTATGCCCTGAGGTATCTGCGCGGCTAG
- a CDS encoding IclR family transcriptional regulator: MPTSNDDGTPIAMLDRVASLLDVFGARQALSLAEISRYSNVPRSSAHRILQGLVQLGWVERQGAKYALGLRMFELGSQAVRQRRIPEAALPVMADLHRRTGLTAHLSVLADTHVLHIERFGGWPSQGNCWQVGSKQPLEQSAAGRALLAQLDESDWPELRYAVTSPYGIRNRAELDRNLATVRARGGVAVDAEGCELGVTVVAAPIGVSEGGNRFALSLCGPARTTRVEPVAAAVHSASWAICHSLSSVPRNGARQVRAAHRAVTPAMIHRTAEATVAAVGAR, encoded by the coding sequence GTGCCAACATCGAATGACGACGGAACTCCCATAGCGATGCTCGATCGCGTTGCTTCCCTTCTGGACGTCTTCGGTGCACGACAAGCGCTCTCACTGGCGGAGATCAGCCGGTATTCCAACGTGCCCCGCTCATCGGCCCATCGCATCCTGCAGGGCCTGGTGCAGTTGGGCTGGGTCGAACGTCAGGGTGCCAAATACGCGCTGGGACTGAGGATGTTCGAACTCGGCAGCCAGGCAGTGCGGCAGCGCCGGATCCCCGAAGCGGCACTCCCCGTGATGGCGGATCTGCATCGACGCACCGGCCTGACGGCACATCTGAGCGTTCTGGCGGACACGCACGTACTGCACATCGAACGCTTCGGCGGGTGGCCCAGCCAAGGCAATTGTTGGCAGGTCGGGTCCAAGCAGCCCCTCGAGCAGAGTGCGGCCGGACGGGCGCTGCTGGCGCAGCTCGACGAGTCGGACTGGCCGGAATTGCGATACGCGGTGACCTCGCCATACGGCATTCGGAACCGGGCGGAGTTGGATCGAAACCTGGCCACCGTGCGTGCCCGTGGTGGCGTCGCCGTCGACGCCGAGGGTTGCGAGTTGGGTGTCACCGTCGTGGCAGCCCCCATCGGAGTGAGCGAGGGTGGCAATCGGTTCGCGTTGTCGCTGTGCGGTCCCGCCAGGACCACACGCGTCGAACCCGTTGCCGCCGCGGTGCACAGCGCGTCATGGGCCATCTGCCACAGCCTGTCCAGCGTGCCGCGCAACGGCGCCAGACAAGTACGCGCAGCGCATCGCGCGGTGACACCGGCCATGATCCATCGAACCGCCGAGGCCACTGTGGCAGCGGTCGGCGCCAGGTGA
- a CDS encoding TetR/AcrR family transcriptional regulator — translation MPRSKGPTLTERRAEELRLDIARTACDIFIADGDTTATVERICAEVGIATRTFYRHFPVKEDVLGPLFRRSENNMRDLLACAAADSDPVDVLVDMFTVEVRHRQSAGAQHRQSVEIARKLMALVAETPQYRLRWMEWSENLADAITEFLARHFELGDDAFIRALPSRLIVHVSSNAYIWWTDAKEPHELDELIAAHRSGIGMVLAGLQRLDVSRLAARRS, via the coding sequence ATGCCCAGAAGTAAGGGACCGACGCTCACCGAGCGTCGCGCTGAAGAATTGCGGCTCGATATCGCCAGGACCGCATGCGACATCTTCATCGCAGACGGCGACACCACGGCGACCGTGGAGCGCATCTGCGCCGAGGTCGGCATCGCGACGCGTACGTTCTACCGCCACTTCCCGGTCAAAGAAGATGTCCTGGGACCTCTGTTCCGGCGAAGTGAGAACAACATGCGCGATCTATTGGCCTGTGCTGCAGCAGATTCGGACCCGGTAGACGTGCTCGTCGACATGTTCACGGTCGAGGTACGGCATCGGCAGTCAGCGGGGGCTCAGCACCGGCAGTCGGTCGAGATCGCTCGCAAACTCATGGCGCTCGTTGCCGAGACGCCCCAGTATCGCTTGCGATGGATGGAGTGGAGCGAGAACCTGGCTGACGCCATCACCGAGTTCCTGGCGCGGCATTTCGAATTGGGTGACGACGCGTTCATACGCGCGCTGCCGAGCAGACTCATCGTCCACGTCAGCAGTAACGCGTACATCTGGTGGACCGATGCCAAGGAACCGCACGAACTTGACGAGCTGATAGCGGCGCACCGGTCTGGAATCGGCATGGTGCTGGCCGGTCTCCAGCGGTTGGACGTCAGTCGCCTCGCCGCAAGAAGGTCGTAA
- a CDS encoding alpha/beta fold hydrolase: MSQSASVTHHTSAPDALREVRTSAGALHYYDVGSGPTVLFLHGSGPGVTGWRNFRGVLPTFAERFRCLVLEFPGFGVSDDWGGHPMVTAQGAVTPFLDALGIERVDIVGNSMGGGVGIHTAINSPERVGRLVTIGGIGTTIFSPGPSEGIRLLQEFTEDPTRARLVAWLRSMVYDQSLVTEELIEERWTLATDPETLAAARRMYGKAAFTATMAAMAASDRPMPWARMHKVAAPTLLTWGRDDRVSPLDMALIPMRTIPNAELHVFPNCGHWAMIEAKAAFESVVTTFLRRGD; the protein is encoded by the coding sequence GTGTCGCAATCCGCTTCGGTCACCCATCACACCAGTGCGCCAGATGCCTTACGCGAGGTCCGCACGAGCGCGGGCGCTCTGCATTACTACGACGTCGGTAGTGGTCCGACCGTGCTGTTCCTGCACGGCTCGGGGCCCGGCGTCACGGGATGGCGCAACTTCCGCGGCGTGCTGCCGACATTCGCCGAACGCTTCCGGTGCCTGGTTCTCGAATTCCCCGGTTTCGGCGTCTCAGACGATTGGGGTGGGCACCCCATGGTCACCGCGCAGGGTGCAGTCACGCCGTTCCTCGATGCGCTCGGGATCGAACGGGTGGACATCGTCGGCAATTCGATGGGCGGCGGTGTCGGTATACATACGGCGATCAACTCGCCCGAGCGGGTCGGCCGCCTGGTGACCATCGGCGGGATCGGCACCACGATCTTCTCCCCCGGTCCCAGCGAGGGCATTCGGCTGCTGCAGGAGTTCACCGAGGATCCGACGCGTGCGCGCCTGGTCGCCTGGTTACGGTCCATGGTCTACGACCAGTCGTTGGTCACCGAGGAGCTCATCGAAGAGCGCTGGACCCTGGCGACCGATCCCGAGACGCTGGCCGCCGCCCGCCGGATGTACGGAAAGGCCGCGTTCACAGCGACGATGGCGGCCATGGCGGCTTCGGACCGGCCCATGCCGTGGGCCAGGATGCACAAGGTGGCCGCACCGACGCTCTTGACCTGGGGACGCGATGACCGCGTGAGTCCCCTTGACATGGCACTGATTCCGATGCGCACGATTCCGAACGCAGAACTTCACGTGTTCCCGAACTGCGGGCACTGGGCCATGATCGAGGCGAAAGCCGCCTTCGAGTCAGTGGTTACGACCTTCTTGCGGCGAGGCGACTGA
- a CDS encoding MlaE family ABC transporter permease, with product MLQRQLAGPLEGVGGLFAMSVDAARFVVRRPFQWREFLDQSWFVARVSMAPTLLVAIPFTVLVSFTLNILLRELGAADLSGAGAAFGAVTQVGPMVTVLIVAGAGATAMCADLGSRTVREEIDAMEVLGINPIQRLVTPRMLASGLVALLLNSVVVIIGILGGYLFSVFVQDVNPGAFAAGITLLTGIPEVVISCVKAALFGLIAGLVACYRGLTVSGGGAKAVGNAVNETVVYAFMALFVVNVVVTAIGIQMTTR from the coding sequence ATGCTGCAGCGACAGCTCGCCGGCCCACTCGAGGGGGTGGGTGGGTTGTTCGCCATGTCGGTGGACGCCGCCAGATTCGTGGTGCGCAGACCCTTCCAATGGCGCGAATTTCTGGACCAATCCTGGTTCGTGGCGCGGGTGTCGATGGCGCCGACGCTGCTGGTGGCGATCCCGTTCACCGTGCTGGTGTCGTTCACCCTCAACATCCTGCTGCGCGAACTGGGTGCGGCGGATCTTTCCGGGGCGGGTGCGGCCTTCGGCGCCGTGACCCAGGTCGGTCCGATGGTGACGGTGCTGATCGTCGCCGGCGCCGGTGCCACCGCGATGTGTGCCGACCTCGGGTCGCGCACCGTCCGCGAAGAGATCGACGCCATGGAGGTGCTGGGCATCAATCCGATCCAGCGTCTGGTCACCCCGCGGATGCTGGCCTCCGGACTGGTGGCCCTGCTCCTCAACAGCGTCGTCGTGATCATCGGAATCCTTGGCGGATACCTGTTCTCGGTGTTCGTCCAGGACGTCAACCCGGGCGCCTTCGCCGCAGGCATCACCCTGCTCACCGGCATTCCGGAGGTCGTCATCTCCTGTGTCAAAGCGGCCTTGTTCGGCCTCATCGCCGGACTGGTCGCCTGCTATCGCGGTCTGACCGTCTCGGGTGGAGGCGCCAAGGCGGTGGGCAATGCCGTCAACGAGACGGTGGTCTACGCCTTCATGGCACTGTTCGTGGTCAACGTGGTGGTCACCGCCATCGGCATCCAGATGACGACCCGATGA